The following proteins are encoded in a genomic region of Dermatophagoides farinae isolate YC_2012a chromosome 8, ASM2471394v1, whole genome shotgun sequence:
- the LOC124495493 gene encoding LOW QUALITY PROTEIN: uncharacterized protein LOC124495493 (The sequence of the model RefSeq protein was modified relative to this genomic sequence to represent the inferred CDS: deleted 1 base in 1 codon) yields the protein MINTNLFFFLMMAKIHYDYNHLHFFLLITVHYLAIILYPNMVFGQYQSIIAGNTGIFQDSILAINAYCDNTCSNPITHNRIVQCFQQAAKLNDPIIQMIRVCSSSQRNFLFINCNQYSLIQLERCLINISYNNRYILQQQNNWSRQCFRNSITIRTRNCIHYNNPRLRTYLPQRPIYYYNNNNNNCGRLINAVSSVYD from the exons ATGATAAAcacgaatctttttttttttttgatgatggcaaaaatccactatgattataatcaccTGCATTTTTTCCTGTTAATCACCGTCCATTATTTAGCCATTATTTTGTATCCAAATATGGTATTTGgtcaatatcaatcaataattgctGGAAATACTGGTATT TTCCAAGATTCAATATTAGCCATTAATGCTTATTGTG ACAATACATGTTCGAATCCTATAACACATAATCGGATTGTACAATGTTTTCAACAAGCAGCAAAACTTAATGATccaatcattcaaatgatacgtgtttgttcatcaagtcaacgaaattttttatttataaattgtAATCAATATTCATTGATACAATTGGAAAGATGTCTAATAAATatatcatataataatcgatacatattacaacaacagaataattGGTCCAGACAATGTTTTCGTAATTCAATCACAATAAGAACAAGAAATTGTatccattataataatcCTCGTCTTCGAACATATTTACCACAACGAcccatttattattataataataataataataattgtggtCGATTAATTAATGCCGTTTCAAGTGTTTATGATTAA
- the LOC124495863 gene encoding bifunctional purine biosynthesis protein ATIC translates to MSGELAVLSVSNKNGLIDFAKKLHQAGLKLVASGGTAKAIRDASMPVTDVSAITGAPEMLGGRVKTLHPAIHGGILARKIASDMQDMQKQNYQYISVVVCNLYPFVQTISREGVSVEDAVEQIDIGGVTLLRAAAKNFARVAIVCDPADYQIVGDELLSNGSISEETRKRLAIKAFNHTAEYDEAISNYFRKQFSNGISQLNLRYGMNPHQKPAQIYTMRDRLPVTVVNGAPGFINLCDAFNAYQLVRELYRALNMPAAASFKHVSPAGAAVAVPLSREQLKVCMVDDIANDLTPISTAYARARGADRMSSFGDFAALSHKCDATTARIISREVSDGIIAPDYDEKALEILRKKKNGAYCILKMDPDYEPKLTETRTLFGIYMEQRRNDAVIDENMFSDEKVIVKSGELTKEALRDLIVATVAVKYTQSNSVCYARDGQVIGIGAGQQSRIHCTRLAGDKAENWWLRQHPKIINAQFKKTVKRAEISNLIDAYVLGVVGTEMDQQTFNNSFENPPSLLTEAERKEWIGKMNNVAISSDAFFPFRDNIDRARQSGVKYIASPGGSVGDKSVIEACKEHNLTLIHTNTRLFHH, encoded by the exons atgtCTGGAGAATTAG CTGTATTAAGtgtatcaaacaaaaatggtttgattgattttgctAAAAAACTTCATCAGGCTGGATTAAAATTGGTGGCAAGTGGTGGTACAGCCAAAGCAATTCGTGATGCAAGTATGCCTGTGACGGATGTATCAGCTATAACTGGTGCTCCAGAAATGTTGGGTGGTCGTGTGAAAACATTGCATCCGGCTATTCATGGTGGTATTTTGGCACGAAAAATTGCTTCGGATATGCAAGAtatgcaaaaacaaaactatcAATATATTAGTGTTGTTGTATGCAATTTGTACCCATTCGTTCAAACCATTAGCCGTGAAGGAGTTTCGGTGGAAGATGCTGTCGAACAAATCGATATTGGTGGTGTTACATTACTTCGAGCTGCTGCCAAAAATTTTGCACGTGTCGCTATTGTTTGCGATCCAGCCGATTATCAAATAGTTGGTGATGAACTGTTGTCCAATGGATCGATTTCAGAAGAAACACGTAAACGATTGGCTATAAAGGCTTTCAATCATACTGCCGAATATGACGAGGCCATTTCGAATTATTTCCGCAAACAATTCAGCAATGGTATCTCACAGCTTAATCTTCGTTATGGAATGAATCCGCATCAAAAACCAGCTCAGATATACACAATGCGTGACCGATTACCAGTCACTGTTGTAAATGGAGCTCCAGGTTTCATTAACCTTTGCGATGCTTTCAATGCATACCAATTGGTACGAGAATTATATCGAGCATTGAATATGCCAGCAGCTGCATCATTCAAACACGTAAGTCCTGCTGGAGCTGCCGTAGCTGTTCCTTTGAGCCGTGAACAGCTTAAAGTCTGCATGGTCGATGATATCGCTAATGATTTGACACCAATATCTACCGCTTATGCTCGTGCTCGTGGTGCCGATCGAATGTCATCATTTGGTGATTTTGCTGCTTTATCACATAAATGTGATGCTACTACAGCTCGAATCATTTCGCGAGAAGTATCTGATGGTATCATTGCACCAGATTACGATGAAAAAGCATTGGAAATTTTgaggaaaaagaaaaatggtgCTTACTGTATTCTGAAAATGGATCCTGATTATGAACCCAAATTGACCGAAACAAGAACATTGTTCGGTATTTATATGGAACAGAGACGAAACGATGCAGTCATCGATGAAAATATGTTTAGCGATGAAAAAGTTATCGTTAAATCTGGAGAG CTTACTAAAGAGGCTCTTCGTGATCTTATCGTTGCTACGGTTGCTGTTAAATATACACAATCCAACTCTGTATGCTATGCTCGTGATGGTCAAGTTATTGGTATTGGTGCTGGCCAACAATCACGAATTCATTGTACACGATTGGCAGGAGATAAAGCAGAAAATTGGTGGCTTCGACAACATCCGAAAATCATAAATgctcaattcaaaaaaacgGTAAAACGAGCCGAAATTTCTAATCTTATTGATGCCTATGTACTTGGAGTGGTTGGTACCGAAATGGATCaacaaacattcaacaattcattcgaaaatccaccatcattattgaccGAG GCTGAACGAAAAGAATGGATAGGCAAAATGAACAACGTAGCCATCAGTTCAGATGCCTTCTTTCCTTTCCGTGACAATATTGATCGTGCTCGTCAATCCGGTGTCAAATATATAGCCAGTCCGGGTGGCTCAGTTGGTGATAAATCTGTCATCGAAGCTTGTAAAGAACATAATTTGACATTGATACACACTAATACTCGactatttcatcattaa
- the LOC124495862 gene encoding LOW QUALITY PROTEIN: protein adenylyltransferase SelO, mitochondrial-like (The sequence of the model RefSeq protein was modified relative to this genomic sequence to represent the inferred CDS: deleted 1 base in 1 codon), whose protein sequence is MLFRIKLLQNLIIINNARRIMSSKVERSLKDLNFDNQILKCLPIDPVKENYVRTVKNACYSLVNPTPLDNPRLVCYSTNALRLLDLNSDSLNDDDDYAIKCFAGNTVIPGSEPAAHCYCGHQFGIFAGQLGDGAAIYLGEIINSHHERWELQLKGAGPTPYSRDADGRKVLRSSLREFLCSEAMHHLGISTTRAATCIVSDTKVLRDQFYDGHPKLEPCTVISRIAPTFLRFGSFEIVRKLDPASGRCGPSVGNHQLLRTMVDFAIRSYFPDAQDANESPVEKYKNFFHDVVNRTAKLVARWQAFGFVHGVLNTDNMSILGLTIDYGPFGFLDRFDPDHIPNTSDHDGRYRFKKQPEMCLWNLLKFAEVLEPLVPFTELKTIIKDSYYETFANEYIDIMRQKFGLSKKITENLDNDEILCDKELIEKFLETLDLVGGDYTNCLRYLNILISPGLDEHDDSMERLKNELMKQTSSFEDAKTFYEKFIHSPMAYMKMVLLQSFPNQSPDEDMISLLQKIERYKYLNEIDEHEYLEQCQNYWNEWLIAYVKRIEFETKELTDKDGLNKYDNERRILMNSVNPRYVLRNHLVQKAIMKAEQEDFDEARRLLQALEKPFDENSNFDDYTERPSRSMCELRVSCSS, encoded by the exons ATGTTGTTTCGTATCAAATTATtgcaaaatttaattattatcaacaatgcACGACGAATCATGTCTTCGAAAGTTGAAAGATCATTGAAAGATTTAAATTTCGATAATCAAATATTAAAATGTTTGCCTATCGATCCTGTTAAAGAGAATTATGTTCGAACCGTTAAGAATGCCTGCTATTCATTGGTCAATCCAACTCCTTTGGATAATCCTCGATTGGTTTGTTATTCAACAAATGCTCTTCGTTTGTTGGATTTAAATTCCGATtcgttgaatgatgatgatgattatgctATCAAATGTTTTGCCGGGAACACAGTGATTCCTGGATCTGAACCGGCAGCTCATTGTTATTGTGGTCATCAATTCGGCATATTCGCTGGCCAACTTGGCGATGGTGCAGCCATTTATTTGGGTGAAATCATCAACTCACATCATGAACGGTGGGAATTACAATTGAAAGGTGCCGGGCCAACTCCATATTCACGTGATGCTGATGGTCGAAAAGTTTTACGATCAAGTTTACGAGAATTTTTATGTAGTGAAGCTATGCATCATCTTGGAATCTCTACCACAAGAGCTGCTACTTGTATTGTATCGGATACAAAAGTCTTACGTGATCAATTTTATGATGGTCATCCAAAATTGGAACCTTGTACTGTGATATCGAGAATCGCTCCAACATTTCTACGATTTGGATCTTTTGAAATTGTTCGTAAACTAGATCCAGCTTCAGGTCGTTGTGGTCCGAGTGTTggaaatcatcaattattacgAACGATGGTCGATTTTGCAATCAGATCTTATTTCCCTGATGCACAGGATGCAAATGAATCACCTGtcgaaaaatataaaaatttctttcacGATGTTGTTAACCGAACCGCAAAACTTGTTGCCCGTTGGCAAGCATTCGGATTCGTACATGGTGTTCTCAACACGGATAATATGAGCATTTTAGGTTTGACAATCGATTATGGCCCATTCGGTTTCCTAGATCGATTCGATCCTGATCATATACCAAATACATCTGATCATGATGGACGATATCGtttcaaaaaacaaccagAAATGTGTCTATGGAATCTATTGAAATTTGCTGAGGTTTTAGAACCATTGGTCCCATTCACAGAGttgaaaacaatcatcaaagatTCTTATTACGAAACTTTTGCCAACGAATATATCGATATAATGAGACAAAAGTTTGGCctgtcgaaaaaaattaccgaaaatcttgataatgatgaaattttgtgCGATAAAGAgcttattgaaaaatttctcgAAACACTTGATCTTGTTGGTGGTGATTACACCAATTGTTTACGATATCTAAATATTTTAATCAGTCCTGGATTGGATGAACATGACGATAGTATGGAAAGATTGaagaatgaattaatgaaacaaacaagcagTTTTGAAGATGCTAAAACAttctatgaaaaatttattcattcaccaATGGCTTATATGAAAATGGTTTTGTTGCAAAGTTTTCCAAATCAATCGCCAGATGAAGACATGATATCATTGTTACAGAAGATTGAACGCTacaaatatttgaat gAAATTGATGAACACGAATATTTGGAACAATGCCAGAATTATTGGAATGAATGGCTTATTGCCTATGTTAAAcgtattgaatttgaaacaaaagaattgaCCGATAAAGACGGATTGAAcaaatatgataatgaacgACGAATATTAATGAACTCTGTGAATCCTCGATATGTATTACGTAATCATCTTGTTCAGAAAGCCATCATGAAAGCTGAACAAGAAGATTTTGATGAAGCTCGACGACTACTACAAGCATTGGAA AAACcgtttgatgaaaattcaaatttcgaTGATTACACTGAACGTCCATCTCGATCAATGTGTGAACTTCGTGTTTCATGTTCCTcgtga
- the LOC124495865 gene encoding pyrroline-5-carboxylate reductase, which produces MSTQGSSTKNSVSANTSRTRRTKRSRADKTTVRIGFVGAGKLASAIITGLVVHPRDNPNEKPIDPKRIYVSAPTTINTDQLKITFPGIRITKRNIDIFGRFDCDIVFICVPPTVIRNLYKIGGTRPAALTTNYIPNMRHPVYVMSLVFGFSNDQIKECLLNPENPERYTVKFYRTVISHSIAYGVGNCWVDAEPDSKNFPELVRDILCRICRVEYLPENQMDSVCTISGAGLAFCYYFINALADGAVKLGFPRALAIKLASKIASSTSQTVLNTGEGASKLKEDASSPSGGAIFGQLVLDKSEVSSGICAGIEAAYKRSYTLATTGNSD; this is translated from the exons atgagtacTCAAGGTAGTTCAACGAAAAATAGCGTCTCAGCAAATACGAGTCGAACACGGCGAACAAAAAGAAGCCGTGCTGATAAAACTACCGTTCGAATTGGATTCGTTGGAGCTGGAAAATTGGCATCGGCCATCATTACTGGTCTTGTGGTTCATCCAAGAGAtaatccaaatgaaaaaccaaTTGATCCGAAACGTATTTATGTTTCAGCTCCGACAACAATAAATACAGATCAATTGAAGATTACATTCCCGGGTATTCGTATAACGAAACGaaatattgatatttttggtCGTTTTGATTGTgacattgtttttatttgtgttCCTCCAACTGTGATTCGGaatttatataaaattgGCGGAACAAGACCGGCAGCATTAACCACCAATTATATACCGAATATGCGACATCCAGTTTATGTCATGAGTTTGGTGTTTGGATTctcaaatgatcaaatcaaagaatGTTTATTGAATCCTGAGAATCCGGAACGTTATACAGTAAAATTCTATCGAACTGTCATCAGTCATTCGATTGCTTATGGTGTGGGCAATTGTTGGGTGGATGCTGAACCAGATAGTAAAAATTTTCCCGAATTAGTTCGTGATATTTTATGCCGTATTTGTCGTGTAGAATATCTACCGGAAAATCAGATGGATAGTGTTTGCACAATCAGTGGTGCCGGATTAGCATTT TGCTACTATTTCATAAATGCATTGGCTGATGGTGCCGTGAAACTTGGATTTCCACGTGCACTAGCCATTAAATTGGCATCAAAAAttgcatcatcaacatcacaaACAGTATTAAATACTGGTGAAGGTGcatcaaaattaaaagaaGATGCATCAAGTCCATCGGGTGGAGCCATTTTCGGACAATTGGTGCTAGATAAAAGTGAAGTATCATCCGGAATATGTGCAGGCATTGAAGCAGCATATAAACGATCATATACATTGGCTACTACAGGCAATAGTgattga
- the LOC124495861 gene encoding uncharacterized protein LOC124495861: MDTIINTEDNPIDNTAVAATINNMDVEQMNSVTSSPNANEDVVNQEVKSIEINLNVIKTFFLNTISLYEYLVKNHCTTCNVVESEEFVALHKNLIDFENIFRIFEVSFDKTLLTTLVKKNIIRDQFNHLVQADETTDNTNVAAGVEIEHHSNVTSKYPCYVSSCSQFYSTEEGAKIHFIKNHCKKGDVFDEDERAKCSEHAIANLNELKQIGSDRYNCPVDDCNYGTSDRSNFKVHLQRHSNARKFSCICSKKFFTRDPFMIHFVRLHMKEVNWTLAQTDIQSLRKTIRRLTNRKYLKFSSNDEIPDSDSDLNGPIDSEKNELNNYITQAIQDSSKQSEPPSIASTVANTNEKNSADENPLNSFNASLNLKDNFFTDSVIFRSEGVEQDVLSKLPANEKLVRNMSLSTTKDKIIQKDIKQRQRKYKCPNKNCEQDFFTSKNLLVHLKASHDPSNPVLCTEPGCTARFKSTALLAQHQKRHQVQYTCTICSYRTHLAALMTRHNRQHAGEHLHHECPVCHEKFEYLGALRSHLTNVHNEKEPLRCKFEGCVKKFKTIIGLKKHCREFHYNMKAEISCEWPDCTAVFSNKSAMVNHMRIHTNERPYQCTWQDCGKWFRLKETLKRHIKLHQGFKPYVCPFDNCNWSFVTKKGLKTHIEKGHLKNPTEIPKQPSSSSPSSSPSKQKIDLITPKIEIDDEEELITAQQTIEQNDSSMTEGMEEMDTSNTNSVAVDDD, encoded by the exons atggatACAATTATTAATACAGAAGATAATCCAATTGATAATACGGCAGTGGCGGCAACGATCAACAACATGGATGTAGAACAAATGAATTCTGTTACATCATCACCGAATGCTAATGAAGATGTTGTCAATCAAGAAGttaaatcaatcgaaatcaatttgaatgttataaaaacttttttcctCAATACCATATCATTGTATGAATATTTGGTTAAAAATCATTGTACAACTTgtaatgttgttgaaagTGAAGAATTTGTTGCTTTGCATAAAAAtcttattgattttgaaaatatatttCGAATATTTGAAGTTTCATTCGACAAAACATTGTTAACCACATTGGTCAAAAAGAATATCATACGTGatcaatttaatcatttgGTACAAGCTGATGAAACAACCGATAATACTAATGTGGCTGCTGGTGTAGAGATTGAACATCATAGTAATGTTACATCAAAATATCCATGCTATGTTTCATCATGTAGTCAATTCTATTCCACAGAAGAAGGagcaaaaattcattttattaaaaatcaTTGTAAAAAAGGTGACGTATTCGATGAAGATGAACGAGCTAAATGTTCTGAACATGCTATCGCTAATCttaatgaattgaaacaaattggCTCTGATCGTTATAATTGTCCAGTAGATGATTGTAATTATGGTACATCGGATCGAAGTAATTTTAAAGTGCATCTACAACGTCATAGTAATgccagaaaattttcatgtatttgttcgaaaaaatttttcacacgTGATCCATTCATGATACATTTTGTTCGGCTTCATATGAAAGAAGTGAATTGGACACTTGCACAGACTGATATTCAAAGTTTGCGAAAAACTATACGTCGATTGACAAATcgtaaatatttgaaattctcTTCTAATGATGAGATTCCTGATTCGGATTCCGATTTGAATGGTCCAATTGATTCGGAGAAAAATGAACTAAACAATTATATAACACAGGCTATTCAAGATTCAAGCAAACAATCAGAGCCACCGTCAA tTGCATCAACGGTTGCtaatacaaatgaaaaaaattccgctGATGAAAATCCactgaattcattcaatgcatcattgaatttgaaagataattttttcactgattCTGTTATTTTTAGATCTGAAGGTGTCGAACAAGATGTTTTGTCAAAATTACCggcaaatgaaaaacttgtTCGAAACATGTCATTATCTACTACTAAAGATAAAATCATACAGAAAGATATAAAACAACGTCAACGTAAATATAAATgtccaaataaaaattgtgaaCAAGATTTTTTCACATCCAAAAATCTTCTGGTTCATCTAAAAGCATCACATGATCCAAGTAATCCGGTACTATGTACTGAACCAGGATGTACGGCACGATTCAAATCAACAGCATTGTTAGCTCAACATCAGAAACGTCATCAGGTACAATATACTTGTACAATCTGTTCGTATCGAACACATTTAGCGGCACTTATGACAAGACATAATCGTCAACATGCTGGTGAACATTTACATCATGAATGTCCTGTTTGTCatgaaaaattcgaatatcTTGGTGCGCTTCGATCACATTTGACTAATGTACATAATGAAAAGGAACCACTTCGATGTAAATTCGAAGGttgtgtgaaaaaattcaaaacaatcattggtcttaaaaaacattgtcgtgaatttcattataatatGAAAGCAGAAATCTCTTGTGAATGGCCAGATTGTACGGCCGTATTTTCCAACAAATCAGCAATGGTAAATCATATGCGTATACATACAAATGAAAGACCATATCAATGTACATGGCAAGATTGTGGTAAATGGTTCCGATTGAAAGAAACATTAAAACGTCATATTAAACTACATCAAGGTTTTAAGCCATATGTTTGTCCATTTGATAATTGTAATTGGTCATTTGTGACAAAGAAAGGCCTTAAAACACATATTGAAAAAGGACATTTAAAGAATCCTACCGAAATACCTaaacaaccatcatcatcatcaccatcatcatcaccatcgaagcaaaaaattgatttaatcacaccgaaaatagaaattgatgatgaagaggaATTGATAACAGCACAGCAAACGATCGAGCAAAATGATTCCAGCATGACTGAAGGAATGGAAGAAATGGACACTTCCAACACCAATTCTGTTGCTGTAGATGACGATTAA